A portion of the Calliphora vicina chromosome 5, idCalVici1.1, whole genome shotgun sequence genome contains these proteins:
- the LOC135962046 gene encoding 3'-5' exonuclease Snipper-like isoform X1, whose product MFSSSNNSTNSQQPYKYIIAVDFEATCWVDDPHARYRKVEIIEFPAVLMNLETGKIEAEFQQYIRPIEKPILSNFCLNLTGITQATVNNGISLQSALIMFEQWLRRELRMRKLKLPKESLDNKSGNCAFVTWSECDFAYFMHNECQRKRIKKPTYFNQWIDIRNIFINWYRHKPRNFSDALHYVGLKFVGKEHSGLDDAKNTAAFTLKLLKQGVPLKITNDMTPSDWNLNCL is encoded by the exons ATGTTTTc CAGTTCAAATAATTCAACAAACTCCCAACAACCCTACAAGTATATAATAGCGGTAGATTTTGAAGCCACCTGTTGGGTGGATGATCCACATGCAAGATATAGAAAAGTGGAAATTATAG aatttccAGCAGTTTTAATGAATTTAGAAACAGGCAAAATAGAAGCGGAATTTCAACAATATATCAGGCCCATTGAAAAGCCCATACTAAGTAACTTTTGTCTCAATCTAACTGGCATTACTCAGGCAACTGTAAACAATGGCATATCTCTGCAAAGCGCCTTAATAATGTTCGAGCAATGGTTACGCCGAGAATTGAGGATGCGCAAGCTGAAGCTGCCAAAAGAATCATTGGATAATAAAAGTGGCAATTGTGCCTTTGTTACATGGAGTGAATGCGATTTCGCATATTTTATGCACAACGAATGCCAGAGAAAACGTATTAAGAAGCCGACATATTTCAATCAGTGGATTGATATAcgtaatattttcataaattggTATAGGCATAAGCCCCGTAACTTTTCAGATGCTTTGCATTATGTGGGCTTAAAATTCGTTGGTAAAGAGCATTCTGGTTTAGACGATGCCAAGAATACAGCTGCCTTTACCCTAAAATTGTTGAAGCAAGGTGTGCCTCTGAAGATAACCAACGATATGACACCGTCTGATTGGAATCTAAATTGTTTGTAA
- the LOC135962166 gene encoding 3'-5' exonuclease Snipper-like, translated as MFSIKPKYIIAVDFEATCWENQPHSQFRESEIIEFPAVLMNLETGKIEAEFHHYIKPIEKPILSEYCLNLTGITQNAVDNGIPLETALIMFQEWLSKEITTRQLVLPKFSNDYKMGTCVFVSWGNWDFGTCLDKECIRKNIKKPLYFNLWTDIRYVFRGWCSYKPNNFSDALRYVGLKFVGNEHSGLDDARNIAILTYNLVKKGVALKINGHFF; from the exons atgttttc AATCAAACCCAAATATATTATAGCAGTAGACTTTGAGGCCACCTGTTGGGAGAATCAACCACATTCTCAATTTAGAGAATCGGAAATTatag AATTTCCAGCCGTATTAATGAATTTAGAAACTGGTAAAATAGAAGCGGAATTTCACCATTATATTAAGCCCATTGAAAAACCCATACTAAGTGAATATTGCCTTAATCTAACTGGCATTACCCAGAACGCAGTCGACAATGGCATACCATTGGAAACCGCCTTAATAATGTTCCAAGAATGGTTAAGCAAAGAAATAACGACACGCCAACTAGTGCTGcctaaattttcaaatgattaTAAAATGGGCACTTGTGTCTTTGTAAGCTGGGGCAATTGGGATTTCGGCACATGTCTGGATAAAGAATGCATtcggaaaaatataaaaaaacctttATATTTTAATCTCTGGACTGATATTCGTTATGTTTTCAGAGGTTGGTGCAGCTATAAGCCCAATAACTTTTCAGATGCCCTGCGTTATGTAGGCCTAAAATTTGTGGGTAACGAGCACTCGGGCTTGGATGATGCTAGAAATATAGCAATTTTAACATATAATTTGGTTAAGAAAGGAGTTGCTCTAAAGATAAACggacattttttttaa
- the Hsl gene encoding hormone-sensitive lipase — translation MQCFKSQTVSPNASGLSQNIKENLNNNDKVSNINKTTDVADAVEPQCNGHLKEMPNLLMLKDNKDAETPSCSQAQTPSAPLPPPTPPSPPPNMRPQYCELLLACQEQALFFKDDISERGQRLHAALVAWQDFIILSDDLVQQIEAFAYKYDFDEHTPGNGYRSFISVNNSCIEYGLGICKNLLASRSTMFFRKKSYMKEVEACSQLLSSLCTCMKHLLILHDWSKDSGDLFACGKHSAEELFEMGETINQYCFYGRCLGFQYGDSIRGVLRFISISMAGFSETFYAQDHDGALLKTTRSVWTSGKYLLNPELRARRIVNLSQNAKIDFCKSFWFLSESELMHKIPSIVGSSIKINQIIEIPAEPLQLKKINHNKYDDKEDATEEFIDIPVPNSHLGPGLSIQVRLLSYHRREGMVGLGSRGYRGWRKLPARSPCILFHCHGGGFVAQSSKSHELYLRDWAVALDCPILSVDYSLAPEAPFPRAIEEVFYAYCWMLKNFSYLGTTAERIVLAGDSAGANLSIALSLKCIEQGVRIPDGLFLAYCPTLISFVPSPARLLCLMDPLLPFGFMMRCLRAYAAPSPEVLTENSKSEELIKEIRKASEQEPHYKLNLDHHESNMSSRRTSVAKSPLSSAAENSKWEQIKCNSNDQLEGSTKPPYGIEMAEEETEESSENTFASASYHSQTVEHTDLPSIEDDDNSSCLSFEDDSQPIEHYPVVAHKNSDSEQYIDRFLDSYIVDGSTEEAKEADDAANGVSGEVGAEDDLKTMPAKTLSEENLFVDASKEALALETIQGKFNNAVNSISNTLNRYTQSYEIKSDGVTTQKPLQDLRNMDALIARSPSAEFAFQIPKDPFLSPYYASDEWLKQMPNTKILTLEMDPCLDDCVMFAKKLKRLNRPVTLDILKGLPHGFLNFTMLSNEAMEGSKLCINLLKQLLEIETNPSKISTTTNTTTAVSNGSAKEASTGDPAKDVKK, via the exons atgcaATGCTTCAAGAGCCAAACAGTGTCTCCTAATGCATCGGGTTTAAGTCAAAACATTAAAGAAAATCTCAATAATAATGATAAAGTTAGCAATATTAATAAGACTACAGATGTGGCAGATGCTGTGGAGCCTCAATGTAATGGGCATTTAAAGGAGATGCCAAATTTATTAATGTTGAAGGATAATAAAGATGCAGAAACACCCTCATGTTCTCAGGCACAGACTCCCTCAGCACCTCTACCACCACCTACACCACCATCACCCCCACCAAATATGAGGCCACAATATTGTGAACTTTTGTTAGCCTGTCAGGAGCAggcattattttttaaagatgaTATTTCCGAGCGAGGCCAGCGTTTGCATGCCGCCTTAGTGGCCTGGCAGGATTTCATTATACTCTCTGATGACTTGGTACAACAAATAGAGGCCTTTGCTTATAAATACGATTTCGACGAACATACACCCGGCAATGGCTATCGCAGTTTTATATCGGTTAATAACTCTTGCATAGAATATGGTTTGGGTATATGTAAAAATCTATTGGCTTCCCGTTCCACCATGTTTTTCCGCAAAAAGTCCTATATGAAAGAAGTAGAAGCCTGTTCCCAACTGTTGTCTTCGCTGTGTACATGCATGAAACATTTGCTAATTTTACATGACTGGTCCAAAGACTCGGGTGATTTATTTGCCTGTGGCAAACACTCTGCCGAAGAGCTGTTCGAAATGGGTGAAACCATTAATCAGTATTGTTTTTATGGTCGCTGTTTGGGCTTTCAGTATGGCGATTCTATACGTGGCGTGCTGCGTTTTATATCCATTAGCATGGCTGGCTTTTCGGAAACGTTTTATGCCCAAGATCATGATGGAGCTTTGTTAAAGACGACACGCAGTGTTTGGACTAGTggcaaatatttattgaatCCGGAGTTAAGGGCTCGTCGCATAGTAAATTTGTCGCAAAATgccaaaatagatttttgtaaaTCATTTTGGTTTCTATCCGAATCGGAACTAATGCATAAAATACCCAGTATAGTGGGTAGTTCCATAAAAATCAATCAGATTATTGAAATACCTGCAGAACCGTTGCAATTGAAGAAAATTAACCATAATAAATATGATGATAAAGAAGATGCCACAGAGGAATTTATAGATATACCAGTGCCCAACAGCCACTTGGGTCCAGGTCTCTCCATACAAGTGCGTTTACTCAGCTATCATCGCCGAGAAGGCATGGTGGGTTTGGGTTCTCGAGGCTATAGAGGCTGGCGTAAATTGCCCGCCCGTAGTCCCTGTATATTGTTCCACTGTCATGGTGGTGGTTTTGTGGCCCAATCATCGAAATCTCACGAATTGTATCTTAGAGACTGGGCCGTGGCCTTGGATTGTCCTATACTCTCGGTGGACTATAGTCTGGCACCAGAGGCACCCTTTCCCAGGGCCATTGAAGAGGTGTTTTATGCCTACTGTTGGATGCTGAAGAATTTCTCTTATTTGGGCACCACCGCGGAACGCATCGTATTGGCTGGCGATTCAGCTGGAGCAAATCTTAGCATAGCTTTAAGTCTCAAGTGCATCGAGCAGGGTGTGCGCATACCAGACGGTTTATTTTTGGCCTACTGTCCCACTCTAATATCGTTTGTACCCAGCCCGGCTCGACTGTTGTGTCTTATGGATCCCCTTTTACCATTTGGCTTTATGATGCGTTGTCTTCGTGCTTATGCCGCACCTAGTCCTGAGGTTTTAACCGAAAACTCTAAGAGTGAGGAGTTGATAAAGGAAATACGTAAGGCTTCCGAGCAGGAACCTCATTACAAGTTAAATTTAGATCATCATGAGAGTAACATGTCCTCAAGACGTACCTCAGTGGCTAAAAGTCCCTTGTCATCGGCGGCCGAAAATTCAAAATGGGAACAGATTAAG TGTAACAGCAATGATCAACTGGAGGGCAGCACTAAACCCCCATATGGCATTGAAATGGCTGAGGAAGAAACCGAAGAAAGTTCAGAAAATACTTTTGCCAGTGCCTCCTATCACAGTCAAACTGTTGAACACACAGATTTACCATCCATCGAGGATGATGACAATAGTTCTTGTCTCTCATTCGAAGATGATTCTCAACCCATAGAACACTATCCGGTTGTAGCACATAAAAACTCCGATTCAGAGCAATATATAGATCGTTTTTTGGACTCCTACATTGTGGATGGCTCCACAGAAGAGGCTAAAGAGGCGGATGATGCGGCCAACGGAGTTAGCGGTGAAGTTGGTGCTGAAGACGATTTGAAAACTATGCCAGCTAAAACTTTATCCGAAGAAAATCTCTTTGTGGACGCCAGTAAAGAGGCTTTAGCTTTAGAAACTATACAAGGAAAATTTAACAATGCCGTTAACAGTATTTCGAATACCCTTAATCGTTACACCCAGTCGTACGAGATTAAAAGCGATGGTGTAACAACGCAAAAACCTTTGCAGGACTTACGCAATATGGATGCGCTGATTGCACGCAGCCCAAGCGCTGAGTTTGCTTTTCAAATACCCAAAGATCCATTTTTATCGCCCTACTATGCCAGTGACGAGTGGCTGAAACAAATGCCGAATACTAAGATATTG actTTAGAAATGGATCCTTGCCTAGATGATTGTGTAatgtttgccaaaaaattaaaaagacttAATAGACCAGTTactttggatattttgaagggATTGCCTCATggtttcttaaattttacaatG CTCTCCAACGAAGCCATGGAAGGCTCAAAGCTTTGTATAAacttattaaaacaattattggAAATAGAGACAAACCCCTCAAAAATCTCAACCACCACCAACACCACAACAGCAGTCTCTAATGGTTCTGCTAAAGAGGCTTCTACCGGTGACCCAGCAAAAgatgttaaaaaataa
- the LOC135962046 gene encoding 3'-5' exonuclease Snipper-like isoform X3: MFSSNNSTNSQQPYKYIIAVDFEATCWVDDPHARYRKVEIIEFPAVLMNLETGKIEAEFQQYIRPIEKPILSNFCLNLTGITQATVNNGISLQSALIMFEQWLRRELRMRKLKLPKESLDNKSGNCAFVTWSECDFAYFMHNECQRKRIKKPTYFNQWIDIRNIFINWYRHKPRNFSDALHYVGLKFVGKEHSGLDDAKNTAAFTLKLLKQGVPLKITNDMTPSDWNLNCL, encoded by the exons ATGTTTTc TTCAAATAATTCAACAAACTCCCAACAACCCTACAAGTATATAATAGCGGTAGATTTTGAAGCCACCTGTTGGGTGGATGATCCACATGCAAGATATAGAAAAGTGGAAATTATAG aatttccAGCAGTTTTAATGAATTTAGAAACAGGCAAAATAGAAGCGGAATTTCAACAATATATCAGGCCCATTGAAAAGCCCATACTAAGTAACTTTTGTCTCAATCTAACTGGCATTACTCAGGCAACTGTAAACAATGGCATATCTCTGCAAAGCGCCTTAATAATGTTCGAGCAATGGTTACGCCGAGAATTGAGGATGCGCAAGCTGAAGCTGCCAAAAGAATCATTGGATAATAAAAGTGGCAATTGTGCCTTTGTTACATGGAGTGAATGCGATTTCGCATATTTTATGCACAACGAATGCCAGAGAAAACGTATTAAGAAGCCGACATATTTCAATCAGTGGATTGATATAcgtaatattttcataaattggTATAGGCATAAGCCCCGTAACTTTTCAGATGCTTTGCATTATGTGGGCTTAAAATTCGTTGGTAAAGAGCATTCTGGTTTAGACGATGCCAAGAATACAGCTGCCTTTACCCTAAAATTGTTGAAGCAAGGTGTGCCTCTGAAGATAACCAACGATATGACACCGTCTGATTGGAATCTAAATTGTTTGTAA
- the LOC135962046 gene encoding 3'-5' exonuclease Snipper-like isoform X2, which produces MFSSSNNSTNSQQPYKYIIAVDFEATCWVDDPHARYRKVEIIEFPAVLMNLETGKIEAEFQQYIRPIEKPILSNFCLNLTGITQATVNNGISLQSALIMFEQWLRRELRMRKLKLPKESLDNKSGNCAFVTWSECDFAYFMHNECQRKRIKKPTYFNQWIDIRNIFINWYRHKPRNFSDALHYVGLKFVGKEHSGLDDAKNTAAFTLKLLKQGVPLKITNDMTPSDWNLNCL; this is translated from the exons ATGTTTTC CAGTTCAAATAATTCAACAAACTCCCAACAACCCTACAAGTATATAATAGCGGTAGATTTTGAAGCCACCTGTTGGGTGGATGATCCACATGCAAGATATAGAAAAGTGGAAATTATAG aatttccAGCAGTTTTAATGAATTTAGAAACAGGCAAAATAGAAGCGGAATTTCAACAATATATCAGGCCCATTGAAAAGCCCATACTAAGTAACTTTTGTCTCAATCTAACTGGCATTACTCAGGCAACTGTAAACAATGGCATATCTCTGCAAAGCGCCTTAATAATGTTCGAGCAATGGTTACGCCGAGAATTGAGGATGCGCAAGCTGAAGCTGCCAAAAGAATCATTGGATAATAAAAGTGGCAATTGTGCCTTTGTTACATGGAGTGAATGCGATTTCGCATATTTTATGCACAACGAATGCCAGAGAAAACGTATTAAGAAGCCGACATATTTCAATCAGTGGATTGATATAcgtaatattttcataaattggTATAGGCATAAGCCCCGTAACTTTTCAGATGCTTTGCATTATGTGGGCTTAAAATTCGTTGGTAAAGAGCATTCTGGTTTAGACGATGCCAAGAATACAGCTGCCTTTACCCTAAAATTGTTGAAGCAAGGTGTGCCTCTGAAGATAACCAACGATATGACACCGTCTGATTGGAATCTAAATTGTTTGTAA